The following coding sequences lie in one Rutidosis leptorrhynchoides isolate AG116_Rl617_1_P2 chromosome 6, CSIRO_AGI_Rlap_v1, whole genome shotgun sequence genomic window:
- the LOC139856110 gene encoding probable glutathione S-transferase gives MADEVKLYSLGGSPFSCRVKIAFNIKGIEYENLEETFGNLSADVLKYNPVNKKVPVLVHNGKAISESLVIVEYIDDVWKAVPLLPQDPHEKAVARFWAKFIDDKFIPTAFKVFGSHGDEQVITEATEQLQLIENELKNKGTKFFGGDNINLVDLSADFIAYWLGIIEEATDIKFFTKEKFPKLSEWADNFVECEFVKGILPPRAPLVEFFKKRFGN, from the exons ATGGCCGATGAAGTGAAGTTGTATTCCCTTGGTGGAAGTCCATTCTCATGTAGAGTAAAAATTGCATTTAATATTAAAGGGATCGAGTACGAAAACTTAGAAGAAACATTTGGCAACTTGAGTGCCGATGTTTTGAAGTACAATCCGGTTAATAAAAAGGTACCCGTGTTGGTACACAATGGAAAGGCGATCTCAGAGTCACTTGTGATCGTTGAGTACATTGATGATGTCTGGAAAGCTGTTCCGCTTTTGCCTCAAGATCCTCATGAGAAGGCCGTTGCGCGTTTTTGGGCGAAATTTATTGATGACAAG TTTATTCCAACAGCGTTCAAGGTTTTTGGGAGCCATGGAGATGAGCAGGTTATTACAGAAGCTACTGAACAACTGCAACTGATAGAAAATGAACTCAAAAACAAAGGTACCAAGTTTTTTGGAGGGGATAATATAAACCTGGTTGATCTTTCGGCTGATTTCATAGCGTATTGGCTTGGAATTATTGAAGAAGCTACTGATATTAAGTTCTTCACTAAAGAAAAGTTTCCAAAATTAAGTGAATGGGCTGATAACTTCGTCGAATGTGAATTTGTCAAAGGAATTTTACCTCCAAGAGCACCCCTGGTTGAATTTTTCAAGAAGCGGTTTGGTAACTGA